One window of the Cryptococcus gattii WM276 chromosome E, complete sequence genome contains the following:
- a CDS encoding ER to Golgi transport-related protein, putative (Similar to TIGR gene model, INSD accession AAW43628.1), translating into MSRPSSTSTHIAIAPTVPPVLHILANPPPTLIDAQLPGYLLPPTFDLLRESSAHVVRKKKKEEDELRSEGLLPPLNEKDAKDETRLIEEEQSKRIERIGLMVGGFIAEKLTLARPPISAHLDIIKFICKDLFLYVYSKQIDNLRTNHRGVYVLQSNAFPPLVPLSSYKGSAADMDAANTHLIFPQALIQGALHRLGMNAVVSAESSSLPQCTFQIRTLKSSNVPSTPMGGTPNPQPTTQRQAPVPISAGGHGQAAPGSPVMNVTGNSTTGLGINQ; encoded by the exons ATGTCCCGGCCCTCTTCAACCTCCACTCATATTGCAATTGCACCCACTGTCCCACCAGTCCTTCATATCCTCGCAAATCCTCCTCCAACCCTCATAGACGCGCAATTACCCGGCTACCTCTTACCTCCTACATTCGACTTACTACGCGAATCTTCCGCTCATGTAGtcagaaagaagaagaaggaagaggacgagcTGAGAAGTGAGGGTCTACTACCACCGCTGAATGAGAAAGATGCCAAAGACGAGACCAGGTTAATCGAAGAAGAACAATCGAAAAGAATTGAGAGAATTGGTCTGATGGTCGGTGGATTCATTGCCGAAAA GTTGACATTAGCGAGGCCACCTATATCTGCTCATTTGGATATAATCAAGTTCATCTGCAAAGACCTCTTCCTCTATGTGTACTCTAAGCAAATCGACAACCTTCGCACAAATCATCGAGGCGTCTACGTCTTGCAGTCAAATGCGTTCCCTCCACTTGTACCTTTATCATCATACAAAGGTAGTGCAGCAGATATGGATGCTGCCAATACA CATCTAATCTTCCCTCAGGCCCTCATACAAGGTGCTCTTCACAGATTAGGCATGAACGCTGTCGTATCCGCCGAATCATCCTCCCTCCCACAATGTACTTTCCAAATCCGCACACTAAAATCTTCCAACGTTCCCAGTACACCGATGGGTGGGACGCCCAACCCACAACCAACAACGCAGAGGCAGGCGCCGGTACCGATTTCAGCTGGTGGACATGGTCAGGCGGCGCCTGGCAGCCCAGTAATGAATGTTACGGGGAACTCTACTACTGGATTGGGAATCAATCAATAG
- a CDS encoding ubiquitin-protein ligase, putative (Similar to TIGR gene model, INSD accession AAW43630.1) — protein sequence MPLNLFSRSANNPSRNEQHDPHRELSDLLNSSHLQHGARWSNNVKASILRQLWQTVRQDPHWIQYFVPEGTQVPVYDNIWEWLVDTPNGPSTPWTLSAKQAQIEEQRKAEGKQPIWIPRQGQICGKVMQRHDRTYTCKTCAISPSVSLCVDCFRASDHEGHEILFGQSYSFSASCDCGDSTAWKDDSHLGCTHHPRLPPGSPPPSFPDKSDIPDSLITSLQKTIVMCIEFIIHTIEHSHLPSEYGILPKTETEMRSSDGPTGEPKERRGVGPWAVILWQDDRHVLKELARQIRDGVGVKWEVAEQWVREAIAVGRKIILVSPNPVIAFHAANMLQQIDAPVTLRPAADVFREEIAATLMDWLYDIQGSLIGGDDRLPKRLIVNALFEKRMLPPGGHGTPLANDLSDLAHGKMLGTTQVVKRMDWLLQLDSRLWKKAKWQLRQIYCSVFLSDVEARKAFASSFAFNYPRLAEHFLFQDREFDANIIFSSAYLVFTNGPATAHASAHANLLTNVVQVAHAWYTGQVVASEGCDRLVIPPVAFDPNDSTSQGRLDLDAHAFSGKKGLAILGHLRSMFRHEEMKKLVVKQNQLFGKVLGFINMFVGIQPQRRERGEHIEYEVEWLKSFTVLGDLARICRDLGEVFSVASADSLLQNMSLVANRIFCDMFLISNTLDKDRYTPLTEYTINDILVLGTSVTIIKQDVTTIEAFSFHHYLNLLFAGMIKCMRTVIPWENGKVNGMDFKRIVEKFVLGGNDEQAMERMKLMLIEWPLQSKYSVKQTRSDLTPKVEHVVFAQLRANMWKKNGSALRLQHHHYCDVSIRESTIDQEFFLLQFGLCILDPFTFIVALIDRFGLTKMFQGNVEKALLWYGEDPDPKQIINLMEDLLLLIIHLVSYPAVINGWDRKTITRKLIIHLLAVQPMTYSELFKKLPERSQEISCGPILAEVANFREPTETTSGQYSLKDDVYDEVDVHWRYYTRNDQRSVMDKLIARAKKNRPSNEEPLILPRPLELPSTDSPFSKVGDFLHTHVVADLVHWTLAHCMHIATPDKWAEIVQQAYPQEYSDTPLIPSWDFVLDYALHLAMIALGVAPQEFAQQSVFLKGMEGSNSTFQNLWVMQSDPAFKAFKPRVDYILDTIVANLPSHYTSDYRAHKESENMLALSSPAKPDPKAAAAARQKAIMAEFAKQQQDFVAMMEDMDDDEEDVQANEQKEEEESYGNCIVCQEEVTAKNSGGMLTLLQPSRQLRDVVNTRDWFEESLLAPTSMDRPGRYQRYSYDPKHPEPVGTQGYPCTNLRFGIHMSACGHYMHDTCMNNHFETTKIRHTQQVQRHHPENAVRLEYMCPLCKSLGNVLIPVEPSRIAKKPAVSVKKDEDKLPSLSVMIRRVSSEGLLRVADSQRIWEHHVETGEVVPWFSDCVFSLHSLDHNHRRGAMRVISKMADRMGGLVRPLSEQSQRIRGKKTHMYLPDDMVAYTVSMAEITQRGLKTNSAEALTVAEQINETSLKIIDKLIGLLQLELDLYFGPTFDRTSLRAVIVMAYYAELTRCMLALSLSAKRCLGPRTRPSSRTQPPEDPSLTDALTVFSGFRPVMQSILRHAGPFADTDGVLALLTDDMLSKLLYSYTLPFLRRCAIIYYAVTGTYPVTQPSAVSTFTVATSEYNRLLTILGIPRPTETLANSSSTETPIVARWITQWALHGRVMPALEFPGTYELARLPEKWEELVVAYSDRKCGKCKTKPSYPAICLFCGTMVCLAGDCCAEGEQGECNLHMRECGAVVGMFADIKRWNLLYLYAGSGSFGPMPYLDTHGELDISMRRGHRQIMHVGRMDELRKGTWLMHNIPHITARRLELTIDHGGWGCL from the exons ATGCCCCTCAACCTCTTCTCACGCTCGGCAAATAACCCATCTCGTAACGAACAGCACGACCCTCACCGAGAACTTTCTGACCTACTTAACAGCTCCCATCTGCAGCACGGCGCACGCTGGTCAAACAACGTAAAGGCCTCCATATTACGCCAGCTGTGGCAGACAGTAAGGCAAGATCCGCATTGGATACAATACTTTGTCCCAGAAGGTACACAAGTCCCGGTGTACGATAATATATGGGAGTGGTTAGTTGACACTCCAAATGGACCATCTACGCCATGGACATTGAGCGCTAAGCAAGCTCAAATAGAAGAACAGAGAAAAGCGGAGGGAAAGCAGCCTATCTGGATTCCCAGGCAAGGCCAAATATGTGGTAAAGTCATGCAACGGCACGACCGCACCTATACCTGCAA GACCTGTGCGATATCGCCATCAGTGTCGCTCTGTGTTGACTGCTTCCGAGCATCTGACCATGAGGGCCATGAAATTCTGTTCGGGCAATCGTACTCATTTTCGGCTTCTTGTGATTGTGGCGACTCTACTGCATGGAAGGACGACTCGCATCTTGGTTGCACCCACCATCCTCGCCTCCCTCCCGGATCTCCTCCGCCATCGTTCCCAGATAAATCTGACATCCCAGACTCTTTGATCACGTCTCTGCAGAAAACGATTGTCATGTGTATTGAATTCATCATTCACACCATCGAGCACTCGCACCTTCCAAGTGAATACGGGATTTTGCCCAAGACAGAGACGGAAATGCGTTCTTCAGATGGGCCGACAGGAGAGCcaaaagaaagaagaggagtgGGACCTTGGGCTGTGATATTGTGGCAAGACGATAGGCATGTGTTAAAGGAGCTGGCCAGGCAAATTAGGGATGGCGTTGGCGTCAAGTGGGAAGTGGCTGAGCAATGGGTAAGAGAGGCCATCGCCGTC GGTCGCAAAATCATACTGGTTTCGCCTAATCCAGTGATTGCTTTTCACGCGGCCAATATGCTGCAGCAGATTGATGCACCTGTGACCTTGCGGCCTGCCGCCGACGTCTTTCGGGAAGAAATCGCGGCTACCCTCATGGATTGGCTCTATGACATTCAAGGCTCTCTGATTGGAGGTGACGATCGGCTTCCAAAACGGCTCATTGTTAACGCCCTCTTCGAGAAGCGAATGCTTCCTCCAGGAGGCCATGGGACGCCACTAGCGAATGATCTTAGCGATCTGGCGCACGGAAAGATGCTTGGTACGACTCAAGTAGTGAAACGGATGGACTGGTTATTACAGTTGGATTCAAGGTTATGGAAAAAAGCCAAGTGGCAGCTGCGGCAGATATACTGTTCGGTGTTTTTGAGCGATGTTGAAGCCCGGAAGGCTTTTG CGTCGTCATTTGCTTTCAATTACCCTCGACTGGCCGAGCATTTTCTCTTTCAAGATCGCGAATTTGACGCCAACATCATATTTTCTTCTGCCTACCTTGTATTCACGAATGGCCCCGCTACCGCCCATGCTTCTGCTCATGCCAATCTCCTGACCAACGTCGTGCAAGTTGCCCACGCTTGGTATACCGGTCAGGTTGTGGCAAGCGAAGGTTGCGACCGTCTGGTTATCCCACCAGTGGCTTTTGATCCAAATGATTCGACTTCTCAAGGACGCTTAGATCTCGATGCACATGCCTTTTCGGGGAAAAAGGGTTTAGCCATATTGGGCCATCTGAGAAGCATGTTCAGACAtgaggagatgaagaagctTGTAGTCAAGCAAAATCAGCTGTTTGGTAAGGTATTGGGATTTATCAACATGTTTGTTGGTATTCAGCCGCAACGtagagaaagaggagaacATATTGAGTACGAAGTGGAATGGCTCAAATCGTTCACTGTTCTTGGTGACCTCGCGCGAATCTGTCGCGATTTGGGAGAGGTTTTCTCAGTAGCAAGTGCAGATTCTCTCCTGCAAAATATGTCTCTTGTCGCCAATCGCATTTTTTGCGACATGTTCCTCATATCCAACACGCTCGACAAGGATCGATATACTCCTCTCACGGAGTATACAATCAATGATATTTTGGTACTTGGAACAAGCGTTACTATCATCAAGCAAGATGTAACGACTATCGAGGCATTCAGCTTCCACCACTACCTCAACCTGTTGTTTGCAGGGATGATAAAATGCATGAGAACTGTAATTCCTTGGGAAAACGGGAAAGTCAACGGGATGGATTTCAAGCGGATAGTGGAAAAGTTTGTCTTAGGCGGCAACGATGAACAAGCTatggagaggatgaagcTGATGCTCATTGAGTGGCCTTTACAAAGTAAGTACTCGGTAAAGCAGACAAGAAGTGATCTAACGCCCAAGGTAGAGCATGTGGTTTTTGCTCAATTACGCGCCAACATGTGGAAAAAAAACGGCTCTGCACTCCGACTACAACATCACCATTACTGCGACGTTTCTATCCGCGAGTCTACCATCGACCAAGAatttttccttctccaatTTGGGCTCTGCATCCTTGACCCATTCACATTTATAGTTGCTCTGATTGATCGTTTCGGCCTTACGAAAATGTTTCAAGGGAATGTCGAGAAGGCGCTCCTCTGGTATGGCGAAGATCCAGATCCAAAGCAAATAATCAACCTTATGGAGGACTTACTGCTTTTGATCATTCATCTTGTGTCTTATCCGGCCGTCATCAACGGATGGGATAGAAAAACCATAACTAGGAAACTGATCATTCATCTCTTGGCAGTACAACCCATGACTTACTCGGAACTGTTCAAGAAGCTCCCTGAACGGTCCCAAGAGATCAGTTGCGGTCCTATTCTAGCTGAAGTCGCCAACTTCCGCGAACCTACCGAGACTACATCTGGGCAGTACAGCTTGAAAGATGATGTCTACGACGAAGTGGATGTACACTGGAGGTATTACACAAGGAATGACCAGCGATCAGTCATGGACAAGCTCATCGCACGGGCGAAGAAAAATAGACCTTCAAATGAAGAACCCTTAATCCTTCCCCGGCCGCTGGAACTCCCATCAACTGACAGCCCTTTCTCAAAAGTTGGTGATTTCCTGCATACTCATGTGGTGGCAGATCTTGTGCACTGGACTCTTGCACACTGTATGCACATTGCCACGCCAGACAAATGGGCTGAAATAGTCCAACAAGCCTACCCACAAGAATATAGTGATACTCCTCTCATTCCCTCATGGGATTTTGTCCTAGATTACGCCCTCCATCTCGCCATGATCGCCCTCGGAGTTGCACCCCAAGAATTTGCACAACAATCCGTCTTCTTGAAAGGCATGGAAGGCTCAAATAGCACGTTCCAGAATTTGTGGGTCATGCAATCCGACCCGGCTTTCAAAGCCTTCAAGCCTCGCGTGGACTACATACTTGATACCATTGTCGCCAACTTGCCTTCCCATTACACGTCTGATTACCGAGCGCACAAGGAAAGCGAAAACATGCTGGCTCTCTCCAGTCCCGCCAAGCCCGATCCTAAGGCCGCAGCCGCGGCTAGGCAAAAAGCCATCATGGCCGAGTTCGCGAAGCAACAGCAGGATTTCGTGGCAATGATGGAGGATATGGATGACgacgaggaggatgttCAGGCGAATGAGcaaaaggaggaagaagagtcATACGGGAACTGTATCGTCTGCCAAGAAGAGGTCACAGCTAAAAACTCTGGTGGGATGCTGACGCTCCTCCAACCAAGTCGGCAGTTGCGTGACGTGGTGAACACCCGAGACTGGTTTGAAGAATCTTTACTTGCTCCAACAAGTATGGATAGGCCCGGAAGATACCAGAGGTATTCCTACGACCCTAAGCATCCCGAACCGGTTGGCACACAGGGATACCCATGCACTAATCTCCGATTTGGTATCCATATGTCAGCATGTGGCCATTACATGCACGACACATGTATGAACAACCATTTCGAAACCACCAAGATTAGACATACTCAGCAGGTTCAGCGGCATCATCCCGAAAATGCTGTGCGGCTCGAGTATATGTGTCCACTGTGTAAATCTTTGGGCAATGTGCTCATTCCCGTAGAGCCGTCTCGTATCGCCAAGAAACCTGCCGTATCGGTGAAAAAGGATGAGGATAAGCTTCCCAGTCTATCAGTGATGATTAGGAGAGTGTCAAGCGAAGGATTGCTGAGGGTGGCTGATAGTCAGCGGATATGGGAGCATCATGTCGAGACCGGAGAGGTTGTGCCATGGTTCTCCGACTGCGTATTCTCGTTGCACTCTCTGGATCATAACCATCGAAGAGGTGCTATGCGGGTCATCTCGAAGATGGCCGATAGAATGGGTGGTCTCGTACGGCCCTTGTCAGAGCAAAGTCAGAGGATAAGAGGGAAAAAAACGCATATGTACCTGCCCGACGATATGGTGGCGTACACGGTATCCATGGCGGAGATTACCCAGCGAGGACTGAAGACAAACTCTGCAGAGGCGTTGACAGTGGCTGAGCAAATTAACGAGACCTCGCTCAAGATCATTGATAAGCTCATCGGGCTACTGCAGCTGGAGCTGGATTTGTATTTTGGACCGACGTTTGACAGAACGTCTTTAAGA GCAGTCATCGTGATGGCTTACTATGCCGAGCTTACGAGGTGCATGCTCGCCCTTTCGCTCTCCGCCAAGAGATGCCTCGGCCCTCGAACACGACCTTCCTCCCGTACTCAGCCTCCTGAGGATCCTAGCCTCACTGACGCTCTTACTGTCTTCTCTGGCTTCAGGCCGGTAATGCAATCCATTCTTCGACATGCCGGGCCATTTGCCGATACTGATGGCGTTCTTGCTCTTCTCACCGACGATATGCTCTCAAAACTCCTTTACTCCTATACACTCCCCTTCTTACGCCGATGCGCCATCATCTACTACGCCGTGACGGGGACATATCCCGTCACTCAACCATCTGCCGTATCCACCTTTACCGTCGCCACAAGCGAGTACAATCGTCTCCTTACTATCCTTGGGATTCCTCGACCAACTGAGACGCTTGCCAACTCATCCTCCACAGAAACTCCTATCGTTGCGCGATGGATCACTCAATGGGCTCTCCATGGACGCGTCATGCCAGCCTTGGAATTTCCTGGCACGTATGAGTTGGCGAGGCTACCAGAAAAATGGGAGGAGCTGGTGGTGGCATATAGTGATCGAAAATGCGGAAAGTGCAAAACCAAACCATCATATCCAGCGATTTGTCTTTTCTGCGGCACGATGGTCTGTTTGGCGGGGGATTGTTGTGCAGAGGGTGAGCAGGGCGAATGTAATTTGCATATGAGAGA ATGCGGAGCTGTGGTCGGCATGTTCGCCGACATCAAGCGATGGAACTTATTGTATCTTTATGCAGGATCGGGGAGCTTTGGGCCAATGCCATATTTAGATACCCACGGGGAACTTGACATTTCTATGAG ACGAGGTCACAGGCAAATCATGCACGTTGGGCGCATGGATGAGTTGAGAAAGGGGACGTGGTTGATGCACAACATTCCACACATCACTGCTCGAAGATTAGAGCTGACAATAGATCACGGAGGCTGGGGCTGTTTATAG
- a CDS encoding eta DNA polymerase, putative (Similar to TIGR gene model, INSD accession AAW43892.1): MPNQGGLSRKNEGRVVPTYRHLLTPQALTTANPLRTIAHCDIDAAYAQFEQVRLGLPDDIPLICAQWQSIIAVNYPARKYGIKRFTSIEDAKKMCPHLVVQHVATYRNGENEAGYWDNVNPRTHKVSLDVYRRESLRILAIFKEKIPRGEIEKASIDEAFLDLTPMVIEKLLAAHPYLSKVPEDAPNGFDSPLPPPPPIDWSKAGSVFPIDGKEDGTGTDDEEGGQEDERSEDGEGPDARASSSDRDSWEDWALCMGGELMSNLCSAWRKPNNQTILRTAAVPAFLNGRDFTDIRSLGGKLGAAIAQEFDAKTVGDMLTVSLDAMQKKFGEESIWVYNILRGIDHSEVTERVSTKSMLASKSIRPAVTSPQQGYHWLSILAGELKVRLRQSREVTPGLWPKTLALSHRQGIEPSRSRQTPFPYTRNLSTDYILKYAKKLWDEATQPMLKGNMKLNVIGLSFTGLEKLEDGQQGIEGFFNNAKPKTPAESTRKPSSSTTPQVLSKLNSTSKRTRSPSLDSSSSTSTSVQLLPSDKDRPTKPPPLKSKKGLDAFLTKKVSNLTSSSPHSNISTPSSASVSDLEMTPSEPPQSSHISSHTKADMDSWACSECGKIFTVPEELYLGDEGVGLLGSMKQEHEDWHFAKSLQDGSDSISGTSAPSQRRSNVGSSLTKKGKKNVEGIRAFFRPKPQ; this comes from the exons ATGCCGAACCAAGGTGGCCTTTCGCGAAAAAATGAAGGGAGAGTAGTCCCAACATATAG ACATCTCTTGACTCCCCAGGCCTTGACAACAGC AAATCCTCTTAGAACCATTGCCCACTGCGATATCGATGCTGCATACGCTC AATTCGAGCAAGTTCGTCTTGGATTGCCTGATGATATACCTTTGATCTGCGCGCAATGGCAATCAATCATAGCGGTCAACTATCCCGCCAGGAAATATGGTATCAAAAG ATTTACCTCCATAGAAGATGCTAAGAAAATGTGTCCGCATCTGGTGGTCCAGCATGTCGCGACGTATCGTAATGGCGAAAATGAAGCAGGTTATTGGGACAATGTCAATCCTCGGACGCATAAAGTCAGCTTGGATGTATACCGAAGAGAAAGTCTTAGAATTCTAGCCATATTCAAGGAAAAGATCCCCAGAGGTGAAATAG AGAAAGCATCGATAGACGAAGCATTTCTCGACCTGACTCCAATGGTCATCGAAAAATTGTTAGCTGCCCATCCTTACCTTTCCAAGGTCCCTGAAGATGCTCCAAACGGTTTCGACTCTCCATTACCTCCCCCTCCGCCAATCGATTGGAGCAAAGCTGGCTCTGTTTTCCCCATCGACGGGAAAGAGGATGGGACCGGAACggacgatgaagaaggtggaCAGGAGGACGAGAGAAGTGAAGATGGTGAGGGGCCCGATGCTAGGGCTTCTAGCAGCGATAGAGATTCCTGGGAAGATTGGGCGCTGTGTATGGGTGGGGAACTCATGTCTAAT TTGTGCTCAGCGTGGAGAAAGCCTAATAACCAGACCATCCTTCGCACAGCTGCAGTACCAGCTTTTTTGAATGGTCGGGACTTTACAGAT ATCCGATCACTTGGTGGCAAGCTTGGTGCAGCAATAGCCCAAGAGTTCGATGCAAAGACAGTGGGCGATATGCT GACTGTGTCACTCGATGCGATGCAAAAGAAATTCGGTGAGGAGAGTATCTGGGTGTACAACATTCTCCGC GGAATTGACCATTCCGAGGTAACGGAGCGTGTTTCCACGAAATCTATGCTTGCATCAAAAAGTATCCGTCCAGCGGTCACGTCCCCTCAACAAGGTTATCATTGGCTTTCAATTCTGGCGGGAGAATTGAAAGTTCGTCTGAGGCAGTCAAGAGAGGTTACGCCAGGACTTTGGCCCAAAACATTAGCCCTTAGTCATCGTCAAG GCATCGAACCCTCCCGGTCTAGACAGACTCCGTTCCCCTACACGCGAAACCTCTCTACAGATTACATATTGAAGTATGCCAAAAAGCTATGGGATGAGGCGACTCAACCCATGTTGAAAGGTAACATGAAACTTAACGTT ATTGGCCTTTCTTTCACTGGTCTGGAGAAGCTTGAAGACGGGCAGCAAGGGATTGAAGGCTTCTTCAATAATGCCAAACCAAAGACACCTGCTGAGAGTACTCGCAAACCTTCATCTTCGACAACTCCCCAAGTATTATCGAAGTTGAATAGCACTTCAAAGCGAACTCGATCTCCATCGCTTGATTCTTCCTCATCGACATCTACTTCAGTCCAACTTCTACCCTCGGACAAGGACCGACCGACAAAACCACCTCCTTTGAAATCCAAGAAGGGCTTGGACGCTTTTCTCACCAAAAAAGTTTCCAATCTgacttcttcctctccgCACTCCAACATATCTACCCCATCTTCAGCATCCGTCTCAGACTTGGAAATGACTCCTAGTGAACCTCCCCAATCATCGCATATATCTTCGCATACGAAGGCGGATATGGACTCTTGGGCGTGTTCTGAGTGCGGCAAGATTTTTACTGTCCCGGAAGAGCTGTACTTAGGTGATGAGGGAGTGGGATTGCTGGGAAGCATGAAACAGGAGCATGAGGATTGGCATTTTGCAAAGTCACTGCAGGATGGTAGTGATAGCATTAGCGGAACTAGCGCGCCTAGTCAGAGGCGAAGCAATGTTGGCTCTTCTCTCAcgaagaaaggaaaaaagaatgTAGAGGGTATCAGAGCGTTCTTCAGACCGAAACCACAATAG